Proteins encoded within one genomic window of Arachis ipaensis cultivar K30076 chromosome B08, Araip1.1, whole genome shotgun sequence:
- the LOC107611822 gene encoding thioredoxin-like protein CXXS1 — MEGQKKLKKSKVVKIESQESWQHHISHANNKGYPVVVHFSAFWCITSTLMNPLFEELASTYQDAMFLNLDVDEFKEIASKFEIKAMPTFVLLNGGTAVDKIVGANPDEIKTRVDHFIHSAPSHK; from the exons ATGGAGGGACAAAAGAAGCTCAAAAAGTCCAAGGTTGTCAAGATAGAATCTCAAGAATCATGGCAACACCACATCTCTCATGCTAACAACAAAGGTTACCCT GTTGTAGTTCACTTCTCTGCTTTTTGGTGCATAACCTCTACACTCATGAATCCTTTGTTTGAAGAACTTGCCTCCACTTATCAAGATGCCATGTTTCTCAATTTGGATGTGGATGAGTTTAAg GAAATTGCGTCCAAGTTTGAAATCAAAGCCATGCCCACATTTGTGCTGCTGAATGGAGGAACTGCAGTTGATAAAATTGTAGGTGCAAATCCTGATGAGATTAAGACAAGGGTGGATCATTTTATTCATTCAGCTCCTTCCCATAAATAA
- the LOC107614431 gene encoding photosynthetic NDH subunit of lumenal location 3, chloroplastic, whose product MAPITNLHGLPKTLAPIVTCLPNAHRNLHLNKRVQIVGSNNNTAHESESSSQESLVDTTTRRAAIGLVASIVLTAQFHDKISLAQEHTHNGWWYDDLPLPLPTVTNNLANEKTGTRSFIKKGIYMADIGVKGSVYRIKKYAFDLLAMADLIAADTLNYVRRYLRIKSTFMYYDFDKVISAMPVDNKQQLTDMANKLFDNFEKLEEASRRKSLPDTQSIYQETEVMLHDVMDRMDVMYKTI is encoded by the exons ATGGCTCCAATCACAAACTTGCATGGACTCCCAAAAACTTTGGCTCCCATTGTTACATGCCTTCCAAATGCCCATAGGAACCTTCATCTCAACAAAAGAGTGCAAATAGTTGGAAGCAATAATAATACGGCACATGAATCAGAATCTTCATCACAAGAATCTCTTGTTGACACTACTACAAGAAGAGCAGCAATAGGCCTTGTTGCCTCCATAGTTCTCACTGCCCAATTCCATGACAAGATTTCACTTGCTCAAGAACATACCCATAATGGCTGGTGGTATGATGATTTACCTTTGCCTCTTCCAACTGTCACTAACA ACCTTGCAAATGAGAAAACGGGTACCCGTTCATTTATTAAGAAGGGAATATACATGGCAGACATTGGAGTTAAAGGGAGTGTTTATAGGATTAAGAAATATGCATTTGATCTTCTGGCTATGGCGGATTTGATTGCAGCAGACACACTCAATTATGTGAGGAGATACCTCAGAATCAAGTCTACTTTCATGTACTATGATTTTGACAAAGTTATATCAGCTATGCCAGTGGATAATAAGCAACAATTAACTGACATGGCTAACAAATTATTTGATAATTTTGAAAAG CTTGAAGAAGCTTCAAGGAGGAAAAGTTTACCTGATACACAATCAATCTACCAAGAAACTGAAGTCATGCTACATGATGTCATGGATCGGATGGATGTAATGTATAAAACAATTTGA